From one Brachypodium distachyon strain Bd21 chromosome 4, Brachypodium_distachyon_v3.0, whole genome shotgun sequence genomic stretch:
- the LOC100828015 gene encoding phosphatidate cytidylyltransferase, mitochondrial isoform X4: protein METASVARALELSGPLRDLLPPVDFCCAYGSTLLHARPDGTSMVDYILGVNDPLQWHSENMERNPSHYSSWMARLGPDAVTWLADRVGVGVYFNPFVEWRDKRIKYGVVGMRDLAMDVLGWDRFYLSGRLQKPVHVLVDNSDIRKVNTVNLKMATSASLLLLPEEFTEYDLYAQICSLSYMGDLRMLFAEDKDKVKKIVEGSFQPFQLMYRPMLQQYISEGILKISTHGQRKAFKQDCGVSATNELFSSLPWTIQRKMQGRFASDGQDMAATCVRKSLRRQDMYRIERAGSWLQETLETRYSRAF from the exons ATGGAGACGGCATCGGTCGCGAGGGCTCTGGAGCTCTCTGGCCCGCTCCGCGACCTCCTCCCGCCGGTGGACTTCTGCTGCGCGTACGGCTCCACCCTCCTCCACGCCCGCCCCGACGGGACCTCCATGGTCGACTACATCCTCGGCGTCAACGACCCGCTCCAATGGCACTCCGAG AACATGGAGAGAAACCCTTCACACTACTCTAGTTGGATGGCGCGCCTCGGCCCCGACGCT GTCACTTGGCTGGCAGATCGCGTGGGCGTTGGGGTGTACTTTAATCCGTTTGTTGAGTGGAGAGACAAG AGGATAAAGTATGGGGTGGTGGGGATGAGGGACCTGGCGATGGATGTCTTGGGCTGGGACCGGTTCTACCTCAGCGGCCGACTGCAAAAACCT GTTCATGTTCTTGTCGATAATTCAGATATAAGGAAGGTTAACACAGTTAATCTGAAAATGGCGACTTCAGCTTCTCTGCTTCTCTTGCCAGAAGAGTTCACTGAG TATGACCTATACGCTCAAATATGCAGCCTATCTTATATGGGTGATTTAAGAATGTTATTTGCAGAAGACAAAGATAAG GTCAAGAAGATTGTCGAAGGTAGTTTCCAGCCGTTTCAATTGATGTACAGACCCATGTTACAACAGTATATTTCTGAAGGAATACTGAAGATATCAACTCATGGACAGCGAAAGGCTTTCAAGCAG GACTGTGGTGTATCTGCAACAAATGAgctgttttcttctcttccatgGACAATCCAAAGGAAAATGCAAGGAAGGTTTGCATCTGACGGCCAAG ATATGGCAGCAACCTGTGTCCGTAAGTCTCTGAGGCGGCAG GATATGTATAGAATTGAAAGAGCGGGTTCATGGCTTCAAGAAACGCTGGAAACTAGATACTCCAGAGCATTCTGA
- the LOC100828015 gene encoding phosphatidate cytidylyltransferase, mitochondrial isoform X1, giving the protein METASVARALELSGPLRDLLPPVDFCCAYGSTLLHARPDGTSMVDYILGVNDPLQWHSENMERNPSHYSSWMARLGPDAVTWLADRVGVGVYFNPFVEWRDKRIKYGVVGMRDLAMDVLGWDRFYLSGRLQKPVHVLVDNSDIRKVNTVNLKMATSASLLLLPEEFTEYDLYAQICSLSYMGDLRMLFAEDKDKVKKIVEGSFQPFQLMYRPMLQQYISEGILKISTHGQRKAFKQDCGVSATNELFSSLPWTIQRKMQGRFASDGQEILTRAVASSKDMAATCVRKSLRRQVMVSSARQAVSGLLASGGVVAARYLGKKIAKAWNSRINT; this is encoded by the exons ATGGAGACGGCATCGGTCGCGAGGGCTCTGGAGCTCTCTGGCCCGCTCCGCGACCTCCTCCCGCCGGTGGACTTCTGCTGCGCGTACGGCTCCACCCTCCTCCACGCCCGCCCCGACGGGACCTCCATGGTCGACTACATCCTCGGCGTCAACGACCCGCTCCAATGGCACTCCGAG AACATGGAGAGAAACCCTTCACACTACTCTAGTTGGATGGCGCGCCTCGGCCCCGACGCT GTCACTTGGCTGGCAGATCGCGTGGGCGTTGGGGTGTACTTTAATCCGTTTGTTGAGTGGAGAGACAAG AGGATAAAGTATGGGGTGGTGGGGATGAGGGACCTGGCGATGGATGTCTTGGGCTGGGACCGGTTCTACCTCAGCGGCCGACTGCAAAAACCT GTTCATGTTCTTGTCGATAATTCAGATATAAGGAAGGTTAACACAGTTAATCTGAAAATGGCGACTTCAGCTTCTCTGCTTCTCTTGCCAGAAGAGTTCACTGAG TATGACCTATACGCTCAAATATGCAGCCTATCTTATATGGGTGATTTAAGAATGTTATTTGCAGAAGACAAAGATAAG GTCAAGAAGATTGTCGAAGGTAGTTTCCAGCCGTTTCAATTGATGTACAGACCCATGTTACAACAGTATATTTCTGAAGGAATACTGAAGATATCAACTCATGGACAGCGAAAGGCTTTCAAGCAG GACTGTGGTGTATCTGCAACAAATGAgctgttttcttctcttccatgGACAATCCAAAGGAAAATGCAAGGAAGGTTTGCATCTGACGGCCAAG AAATACTAACACGCGCTGTGGCTTCTTCAAAAGATATGGCAGCAACCTGTGTCCGTAAGTCTCTGAGGCGGCAGGTAATGGTTTCAAGTGCACGCCAAGCTGTGTCTGGATTGCTTGCTTCTGGTGGTGTGGTTGCTGCACGATATCTGGGGAAAAAAATAGCAAAGGCTTGGAATTCTAGAATCAACACCTGA
- the LOC100828015 gene encoding phosphatidate cytidylyltransferase, mitochondrial isoform X3, giving the protein METASVARALELSGPLRDLLPPVDFCCAYGSTLLHARPDGTSMVDYILGVNDPLQWHSENMERNPSHYSSWMARLGPDAVTWLADRVGVGVYFNPFVEWRDKRIKYGVVGMRDLAMDVLGWDRFYLSGRLQKPVHVLVDNSDIRKVNTVNLKMATSASLLLLPEEFTEYDLYAQICSLSYMGDLRMLFAEDKDKVKKIVEGSFQPFQLMYRPMLQQYISEGILKISTHGQRKAFKQDCGVSATNELFSSLPWTIQRKMQGRFASDGQEILTRAVASSKDMAATCVRKSLRRQDMYRIERAGSWLQETLETRYSRAF; this is encoded by the exons ATGGAGACGGCATCGGTCGCGAGGGCTCTGGAGCTCTCTGGCCCGCTCCGCGACCTCCTCCCGCCGGTGGACTTCTGCTGCGCGTACGGCTCCACCCTCCTCCACGCCCGCCCCGACGGGACCTCCATGGTCGACTACATCCTCGGCGTCAACGACCCGCTCCAATGGCACTCCGAG AACATGGAGAGAAACCCTTCACACTACTCTAGTTGGATGGCGCGCCTCGGCCCCGACGCT GTCACTTGGCTGGCAGATCGCGTGGGCGTTGGGGTGTACTTTAATCCGTTTGTTGAGTGGAGAGACAAG AGGATAAAGTATGGGGTGGTGGGGATGAGGGACCTGGCGATGGATGTCTTGGGCTGGGACCGGTTCTACCTCAGCGGCCGACTGCAAAAACCT GTTCATGTTCTTGTCGATAATTCAGATATAAGGAAGGTTAACACAGTTAATCTGAAAATGGCGACTTCAGCTTCTCTGCTTCTCTTGCCAGAAGAGTTCACTGAG TATGACCTATACGCTCAAATATGCAGCCTATCTTATATGGGTGATTTAAGAATGTTATTTGCAGAAGACAAAGATAAG GTCAAGAAGATTGTCGAAGGTAGTTTCCAGCCGTTTCAATTGATGTACAGACCCATGTTACAACAGTATATTTCTGAAGGAATACTGAAGATATCAACTCATGGACAGCGAAAGGCTTTCAAGCAG GACTGTGGTGTATCTGCAACAAATGAgctgttttcttctcttccatgGACAATCCAAAGGAAAATGCAAGGAAGGTTTGCATCTGACGGCCAAG AAATACTAACACGCGCTGTGGCTTCTTCAAAAGATATGGCAGCAACCTGTGTCCGTAAGTCTCTGAGGCGGCAG GATATGTATAGAATTGAAAGAGCGGGTTCATGGCTTCAAGAAACGCTGGAAACTAGATACTCCAGAGCATTCTGA
- the LOC100828015 gene encoding phosphatidate cytidylyltransferase, mitochondrial isoform X2: METASVARALELSGPLRDLLPPVDFCCAYGSTLLHARPDGTSMVDYILGVNDPLQWHSENMERNPSHYSSWMARLGPDAVTWLADRVGVGVYFNPFVEWRDKRIKYGVVGMRDLAMDVLGWDRFYLSGRLQKPVHVLVDNSDIRKVNTVNLKMATSASLLLLPEEFTEYDLYAQICSLSYMGDLRMLFAEDKDKVKKIVEGSFQPFQLMYRPMLQQYISEGILKISTHGQRKAFKQDCGVSATNELFSSLPWTIQRKMQGRFASDGQDMAATCVRKSLRRQVMVSSARQAVSGLLASGGVVAARYLGKKIAKAWNSRINT; this comes from the exons ATGGAGACGGCATCGGTCGCGAGGGCTCTGGAGCTCTCTGGCCCGCTCCGCGACCTCCTCCCGCCGGTGGACTTCTGCTGCGCGTACGGCTCCACCCTCCTCCACGCCCGCCCCGACGGGACCTCCATGGTCGACTACATCCTCGGCGTCAACGACCCGCTCCAATGGCACTCCGAG AACATGGAGAGAAACCCTTCACACTACTCTAGTTGGATGGCGCGCCTCGGCCCCGACGCT GTCACTTGGCTGGCAGATCGCGTGGGCGTTGGGGTGTACTTTAATCCGTTTGTTGAGTGGAGAGACAAG AGGATAAAGTATGGGGTGGTGGGGATGAGGGACCTGGCGATGGATGTCTTGGGCTGGGACCGGTTCTACCTCAGCGGCCGACTGCAAAAACCT GTTCATGTTCTTGTCGATAATTCAGATATAAGGAAGGTTAACACAGTTAATCTGAAAATGGCGACTTCAGCTTCTCTGCTTCTCTTGCCAGAAGAGTTCACTGAG TATGACCTATACGCTCAAATATGCAGCCTATCTTATATGGGTGATTTAAGAATGTTATTTGCAGAAGACAAAGATAAG GTCAAGAAGATTGTCGAAGGTAGTTTCCAGCCGTTTCAATTGATGTACAGACCCATGTTACAACAGTATATTTCTGAAGGAATACTGAAGATATCAACTCATGGACAGCGAAAGGCTTTCAAGCAG GACTGTGGTGTATCTGCAACAAATGAgctgttttcttctcttccatgGACAATCCAAAGGAAAATGCAAGGAAGGTTTGCATCTGACGGCCAAG ATATGGCAGCAACCTGTGTCCGTAAGTCTCTGAGGCGGCAGGTAATGGTTTCAAGTGCACGCCAAGCTGTGTCTGGATTGCTTGCTTCTGGTGGTGTGGTTGCTGCACGATATCTGGGGAAAAAAATAGCAAAGGCTTGGAATTCTAGAATCAACACCTGA
- the LOC104584530 gene encoding uncharacterized protein LOC104584530, giving the protein MSCSWTSDGVAESCGSCSDRNQVPDFEEVSSPVLSIPFWIEDPNFCGEQDGFACKCGLRLGQRVAFQGVDLGRRFVSCPKVDDSMCGFMVWIDPEHSMYVKTGLERLWSLFNEEQQKQSDFVSQEREDKELAQLAIWKKEQELMQMQHELACAHDLQRALELCKKSEEEQAAIEWKLADSIAKMEAMQNMSKQKEDKGKSIIMLCFGIILALSFMVFLLHSSKSCHCHCQM; this is encoded by the exons ATGTCGTGCTCCTGGACCAGCGACGGGGTTGCTGAGAGTTGTGGAAGTTGCAGTGATAGGAACCAG GTTCCAGACTTTGAGGAGGTTTCTTCTCCGGTGCTTTCGATTCCTTTCTGGATAGAAGATCCTAATTTCTGCGGGGAACAGGATGGATTTGCTTGCAAGTGCGGGTTAAGGCTGGGTCAACGGGTGGCGTTTCAAGGTGTTGATCTTGGGCGACGTTTCGTGTCATGTCCAAAGGTGGACGATAGCATGTGTGGTTTCATGGTTTGGATTGATCCAGAACATTCTATGTATGTGAAGACTGGGCTCGAACGTTTGTGGTCACTGTTTAATGAAGAGCAGCAGAAACAGAGTGATTTTGTATCTCAGGAGAGGGAGGATAAGGAATTGGCACAACTAGCAATCTGGAAGAAGGAGCAGGAGTTGATGCAGATGCAGCATGAACTAGCATGTGCGCATGATCTACAGAGGGCTTTGGAGCTATGCAAGAAGTCAGAAGAAGAACAGGCTGCAATTGAGTGGAAGTTAGCAGATAGCATAGCTAAAATGGAAGCAATGCAGAACATGTCAAAGCAGAAAGAAGATAAGGGTAAATCCATCATCATGTTGTGCTTTGGTATAATTCTCGCTTTATCATTCATGGTGTTTCTTTTGCACTCATCCAAGTCCTGTCACTGCCACTGCCAGATGTAA
- the LOC100844313 gene encoding uncharacterized aarF domain-containing protein kinase 1 isoform X2 yields the protein MLLRRRAPLLLAAAAGAGASLVAASSPSADGSGATSALHSVARSSHAIYTIGFVVVDYKYSLRGLAPGSADYRVHLRSAKKLLKLCEANRGFYVKAGQFVSSLRQVPKEYTSTLSCLQDQATPCKFQDVKIVIEQNFAKDIHDIFLEFDEHPIAAASIAQVHRAQLNNNQEVAVKVQYPGLEQRMKLDIMTMSVLSKSVSLIFPDYRFEKIVLEFERTMSMELDFTQEAKNSERTASCFRKNNVVKIPYVYRELTTKEVLTMEFCYGHKVDDLDFLRKADISPTKVAKALIELFGEMIFVHGFVHGDPHPGNILVSPQGQGRFSLVLLDHGIYKEFDPKFRLDYCQLWKALVSLDAQKILELGEQFGVGKYAKYFPLIFTGRTIDSKSALGTQMSSEEKMRLKQDLNSLGMYDISSFMESLPPDFLVILRTDGLLRSILGNLGVPRHVRLLAYAKCAMYGLEEQSRLESGAITRVFLRVKTNIIYLRLRILIELAGLLAQFNDYKRNVMEKLRWMLRKISLM from the exons TACACG ATTGGTTTCGTGGTCGTGGACTACAAGTACTCGCTGCGGGGGCTCGCTCCTGGTTCAGCGGATTACCGG GTTCACTTGAGGTCTGCAAAAAAGCTACTTAAACTATGTGAAGCGAATAGAGGGTTTTATGTAAAAGCTGGTCAGTTTGTATCATCGCTAAGACAAGTACCCAAGGAGTACACATCAACTCTCTCCTGCCTGCAGGATCAG GCAACTCCATGCAAGTTTCAAGATGTCAAAATAGTGATAGAACAGAATTTTGCCAAGGATATACATGACAT ATTCCTGGAATTTGATGAACATCCGATTGCTGCTGCATCAATTGCTCAGGTTCATCGAGCTCAGTTGAATAATAACCAGGAAGTTGCTGTAAAG GTTCAGTATCCTGGGTTGGAGCAGCGAATGAAGCTAGACATAATGACTATGTCTGTCTTGTCAAAATCTGTCTCTTTG ATATTTCCTGATTATAGGTTTGAGAAGATAGTACTTGAATTTGAGAGAACCATGTCAATGGAACTAG ATTTTACCCAAGAGGCTAAGAATTCCGAGAGAACAGCTAGCTGCTTCAGGAAAAACAATGTTGTCAAAATACCTTATGTGTATCGG GAACTGACAACCAAAGAGGTCTTAACAATGGAATTTTGCTATGGCCACAAG GTCGATGACTTGGACTTTCTAAGGAAAGCAGATATCAGTCCTacaaag GTTGCTAAAGCATTAATAGAATTATTTGGCGAAATGATATTTGTGCATGGTTTTGTTCATGGTGATCCTCATCCTGGAAACATATTAGTTTCTCCTCAAGGCCAAGGGAGGTTTTCCTTAG TTTTGTTGGATCATGGAATTTATAAAGAATTCGATCCAAAGTTTAGACTGGATTACTGTCAGCTGTGGAAAGCATTGGTATCGTTGGACGCACAAAAAATTCTGGAATTAGGCGAACAGTTTGGTGTGGGAAAATATGCAAAGTACTTCCCTTTAATATTCACTGGAAGGACTATAGACAG CAAATCAGCTCTTGGAACACAAATGTCTAGTGAAGAGAAAATGCGTTTAAAGCAAGATTTGAACTCTCTTGGAATGTATGATATATCTTCATTTATGGAATCTTTGCCACCTGACTTTCTGGTCATACTTAGAACAGA TGGACTACTGCGGTCCATTTTAGGGAACCTAGGGGTGCCACGCCATGTTCGACTTCTTGCTTACGCAAAGTGTGCCATGTACGGCCTTGAGGAACAGTCCAGATTGGAGTCCG GTGCAATCACCCGTGTATTCTTGCGAGTCAAAACAAACATTATCTATCTCCGTCTGAGGATACTTATTG AATTGGCGGGGCTGCTGGCGCAGTTCAATGACTACAAGCGTAACGTCATGGAGAAATTGAGATGGATGCTCCGGAAGATAAGTCTGATGTGA
- the LOC100844313 gene encoding uncharacterized aarF domain-containing protein kinase 1 isoform X3: MLLRRRAPLLLAAAAGAGASLVAASSPSADGSGATSALHSVARSSHAIYTIGFVVVDYKYSLRGLAPGSADYRVRLSEVHLRSAKKLLKLCEANRGFYVKAGQFVSSLRQVPKEYTSTLSCLQDQATPCKFQDVKIVIEQNFAKDIHDIFLEFDEHPIAAASIAQVHRAQLNNNQEVAVKVQYPGLEQRMKLDIMTMSVLSKSVSLIFPDYRFEKIVLEFERTMSMELDFTQEAKNSERTASCFRKNNVVKIPYVYRVAKALIELFGEMIFVHGFVHGDPHPGNILVSPQGQGRFSLVLLDHGIYKEFDPKFRLDYCQLWKALVSLDAQKILELGEQFGVGKYAKYFPLIFTGRTIDSKSALGTQMSSEEKMRLKQDLNSLGMYDISSFMESLPPDFLVILRTDGLLRSILGNLGVPRHVRLLAYAKCAMYGLEEQSRLESGAITRVFLRVKTNIIYLRLRILIELAGLLAQFNDYKRNVMEKLRWMLRKISLM; the protein is encoded by the exons TACACG ATTGGTTTCGTGGTCGTGGACTACAAGTACTCGCTGCGGGGGCTCGCTCCTGGTTCAGCGGATTACCGGGTTAGGCTGTCGGAG GTTCACTTGAGGTCTGCAAAAAAGCTACTTAAACTATGTGAAGCGAATAGAGGGTTTTATGTAAAAGCTGGTCAGTTTGTATCATCGCTAAGACAAGTACCCAAGGAGTACACATCAACTCTCTCCTGCCTGCAGGATCAG GCAACTCCATGCAAGTTTCAAGATGTCAAAATAGTGATAGAACAGAATTTTGCCAAGGATATACATGACAT ATTCCTGGAATTTGATGAACATCCGATTGCTGCTGCATCAATTGCTCAGGTTCATCGAGCTCAGTTGAATAATAACCAGGAAGTTGCTGTAAAG GTTCAGTATCCTGGGTTGGAGCAGCGAATGAAGCTAGACATAATGACTATGTCTGTCTTGTCAAAATCTGTCTCTTTG ATATTTCCTGATTATAGGTTTGAGAAGATAGTACTTGAATTTGAGAGAACCATGTCAATGGAACTAG ATTTTACCCAAGAGGCTAAGAATTCCGAGAGAACAGCTAGCTGCTTCAGGAAAAACAATGTTGTCAAAATACCTTATGTGTATCGG GTTGCTAAAGCATTAATAGAATTATTTGGCGAAATGATATTTGTGCATGGTTTTGTTCATGGTGATCCTCATCCTGGAAACATATTAGTTTCTCCTCAAGGCCAAGGGAGGTTTTCCTTAG TTTTGTTGGATCATGGAATTTATAAAGAATTCGATCCAAAGTTTAGACTGGATTACTGTCAGCTGTGGAAAGCATTGGTATCGTTGGACGCACAAAAAATTCTGGAATTAGGCGAACAGTTTGGTGTGGGAAAATATGCAAAGTACTTCCCTTTAATATTCACTGGAAGGACTATAGACAG CAAATCAGCTCTTGGAACACAAATGTCTAGTGAAGAGAAAATGCGTTTAAAGCAAGATTTGAACTCTCTTGGAATGTATGATATATCTTCATTTATGGAATCTTTGCCACCTGACTTTCTGGTCATACTTAGAACAGA TGGACTACTGCGGTCCATTTTAGGGAACCTAGGGGTGCCACGCCATGTTCGACTTCTTGCTTACGCAAAGTGTGCCATGTACGGCCTTGAGGAACAGTCCAGATTGGAGTCCG GTGCAATCACCCGTGTATTCTTGCGAGTCAAAACAAACATTATCTATCTCCGTCTGAGGATACTTATTG AATTGGCGGGGCTGCTGGCGCAGTTCAATGACTACAAGCGTAACGTCATGGAGAAATTGAGATGGATGCTCCGGAAGATAAGTCTGATGTGA
- the LOC100844313 gene encoding uncharacterized aarF domain-containing protein kinase 1 isoform X1 — protein sequence MLLRRRAPLLLAAAAGAGASLVAASSPSADGSGATSALHSVARSSHAIYTIGFVVVDYKYSLRGLAPGSADYRVRLSEVHLRSAKKLLKLCEANRGFYVKAGQFVSSLRQVPKEYTSTLSCLQDQATPCKFQDVKIVIEQNFAKDIHDIFLEFDEHPIAAASIAQVHRAQLNNNQEVAVKVQYPGLEQRMKLDIMTMSVLSKSVSLIFPDYRFEKIVLEFERTMSMELDFTQEAKNSERTASCFRKNNVVKIPYVYRELTTKEVLTMEFCYGHKVDDLDFLRKADISPTKVAKALIELFGEMIFVHGFVHGDPHPGNILVSPQGQGRFSLVLLDHGIYKEFDPKFRLDYCQLWKALVSLDAQKILELGEQFGVGKYAKYFPLIFTGRTIDSKSALGTQMSSEEKMRLKQDLNSLGMYDISSFMESLPPDFLVILRTDGLLRSILGNLGVPRHVRLLAYAKCAMYGLEEQSRLESGAITRVFLRVKTNIIYLRLRILIELAGLLAQFNDYKRNVMEKLRWMLRKISLM from the exons TACACG ATTGGTTTCGTGGTCGTGGACTACAAGTACTCGCTGCGGGGGCTCGCTCCTGGTTCAGCGGATTACCGGGTTAGGCTGTCGGAG GTTCACTTGAGGTCTGCAAAAAAGCTACTTAAACTATGTGAAGCGAATAGAGGGTTTTATGTAAAAGCTGGTCAGTTTGTATCATCGCTAAGACAAGTACCCAAGGAGTACACATCAACTCTCTCCTGCCTGCAGGATCAG GCAACTCCATGCAAGTTTCAAGATGTCAAAATAGTGATAGAACAGAATTTTGCCAAGGATATACATGACAT ATTCCTGGAATTTGATGAACATCCGATTGCTGCTGCATCAATTGCTCAGGTTCATCGAGCTCAGTTGAATAATAACCAGGAAGTTGCTGTAAAG GTTCAGTATCCTGGGTTGGAGCAGCGAATGAAGCTAGACATAATGACTATGTCTGTCTTGTCAAAATCTGTCTCTTTG ATATTTCCTGATTATAGGTTTGAGAAGATAGTACTTGAATTTGAGAGAACCATGTCAATGGAACTAG ATTTTACCCAAGAGGCTAAGAATTCCGAGAGAACAGCTAGCTGCTTCAGGAAAAACAATGTTGTCAAAATACCTTATGTGTATCGG GAACTGACAACCAAAGAGGTCTTAACAATGGAATTTTGCTATGGCCACAAG GTCGATGACTTGGACTTTCTAAGGAAAGCAGATATCAGTCCTacaaag GTTGCTAAAGCATTAATAGAATTATTTGGCGAAATGATATTTGTGCATGGTTTTGTTCATGGTGATCCTCATCCTGGAAACATATTAGTTTCTCCTCAAGGCCAAGGGAGGTTTTCCTTAG TTTTGTTGGATCATGGAATTTATAAAGAATTCGATCCAAAGTTTAGACTGGATTACTGTCAGCTGTGGAAAGCATTGGTATCGTTGGACGCACAAAAAATTCTGGAATTAGGCGAACAGTTTGGTGTGGGAAAATATGCAAAGTACTTCCCTTTAATATTCACTGGAAGGACTATAGACAG CAAATCAGCTCTTGGAACACAAATGTCTAGTGAAGAGAAAATGCGTTTAAAGCAAGATTTGAACTCTCTTGGAATGTATGATATATCTTCATTTATGGAATCTTTGCCACCTGACTTTCTGGTCATACTTAGAACAGA TGGACTACTGCGGTCCATTTTAGGGAACCTAGGGGTGCCACGCCATGTTCGACTTCTTGCTTACGCAAAGTGTGCCATGTACGGCCTTGAGGAACAGTCCAGATTGGAGTCCG GTGCAATCACCCGTGTATTCTTGCGAGTCAAAACAAACATTATCTATCTCCGTCTGAGGATACTTATTG AATTGGCGGGGCTGCTGGCGCAGTTCAATGACTACAAGCGTAACGTCATGGAGAAATTGAGATGGATGCTCCGGAAGATAAGTCTGATGTGA